One part of the Salmo salar chromosome ssa28, Ssal_v3.1, whole genome shotgun sequence genome encodes these proteins:
- the LOC106589818 gene encoding myomesin-2 isoform X2, producing the protein MVEKYVREESMIRGPQFLTTLRSHTVWEHTPVKLYCTVEGYPTPLVKWYKDGVSIDRSSIKYNVQDNVGIHTLEIAKCETDDTAQYTAVAGNIHGQVSTQASVIVKRIREEGHSSSYAWLPYTIPMLLDIKYTKINITFLETFGSVFGTEGDTVTLAATMTATPNLANLQPEAQWFRDDHRLSDSKWVKIESARGETKLTLPHLNKDDEGVYSLRVVTKGGDAVHSAYVSCADGPPPVPGAPGAPMDIKIHDANRDYVIVSWKPPNTTTEGPIIGYFVDRCETGTENWVQCNDSPIKICKYPVPGLFEGHSYYFRVRAINSHGISKPSRVSDPIAALDPTEFERLHAIKLGGKLDVVIYHDDVEDGKKVPGTPSKLRASETDRTYVVLSWKPAPYQGQAPVWYYIEKCLAESGAWQRVNTQVPVRSPRYAVFDLAEGKQYLFRVLAANMYGTSEASEPTEPIQTQELCGVPSAPGQVVATRETDTSLLIQWAEPKEPNNLIGYYIDVCVKGSKDWASANHKPHKNNKFVVQGLTTGETYVFRVQAINELGLSDESQESSPLAVKAALTTPSAPYDIALLACDGESMVLNWKHPIHSGGSPVVEYYIDKHRHGEHTWKEINIPPIKERLFKVEHLSAGAVYEFMVYGGSLAGLGAPSAPSKAFNCDAWTMPEPGPAYDMTFCEIRDDSVVVEWKAPIYTGTSPITGYFVDFAKKGSDEWHCSNESHAVSHRYHKVTGLEVGVSYVFRVRAANAEGAGKPSLASNPVVAKAVEGAQEMTCTVDEESGDFILSFESCQITESSHFVWKKFYKEITDFSKGIVIKTEGNISKLIFKHPDQGDVGCFSVAVTNTDGVSASHEIHAEELEKMLAKSYGIRHPVIPLKTQLAYKILERGRMRFWLQAEHISSAVTYKFLANNNELSPTNPNHASHDVEAGIIEFVLDHFTEDSEGTFTVQIEDGKARGQSSLVLIGADFKAALADAEHQRSEYVRVKDGPHFSEFLSVHVGDDCSVALICKVDNLKKETALHWFKDAVEITPEGPVNLASGTCKLPISLFSKASTGIYKATISDDRGKDQSQIEISGHAFDEIINKLSKLAGSSAAELAIHCTATGIQLQCHMKYYTEEMKIHWLHVERKLSHSEKVRIGGTPAMATMEIIEPTDRDKGLYHIQIIDTDKTYTRTIDLSGHAYDKAFAEFTTLKEEAYAEANRGKVLGGLPDVVTIMEKKTLSLTCTVCGDPKPQVTWLKNGAEVYTDDQYSVSLESGKFASLTIKRVSLEDCGRYTMTVQNKYGGESVDIVVSAYKHGDTIPQAKPTLTPKSIIPPKRPIEIPGPKVVTPAPSSAPSHVSSPAGAKSPTSPKGLKSPTPARSMKSPTPTKRK; encoded by the exons TTCCCATGTTACTGGACATCAAATACACCAAGATCAACATCACCTTCCTGGAGACTTTTGGTTCGGTCTTTGGAACAGAGGGAGACACGGTCACCTTGGCCGCCACAATGACCGCTACTCCTAACCTAGCCAATCTGCAGCCTGAAGCTCAATGGTTCAGAGATG ATCATCGGCTGTCAGACTCCAAGTGGGTGAAGATAGAGTCTGCTAGAGGCGAGACCAAGCTGACCCTGCCTCACCTGAACAAGGATGATGAGGGTGTCTACTCACTCCGTGTGGTTACAAAGGGGGGAGATGCTGTCCACAGTGCATATGTTTCTTGTGCAG ATGGTCCTCCCCCAGTGCCTGGAGCTCCTGGTGCTCCTATGGACATCAAGATCCATGACGCCAACAGAGATTATGTCATCGTGTCCTGGAAGCCTCCCAACACCACCACTGAAGGCCCCATCATCGGATACTTTGTAGATAG ATGTGAAACTGGAACTGAAAATTGGGTGCAGTGCAATGACTCCCCCATTAAGATCTGTAAATACCCTGTGCCTGGCCTGTTCGAGGGCCACTCCTACTATTTCCGTGTGCGTGCAATAAACTCACACGGCATTAGCAAGCCCTCCAGAGTGTCTGACCCCATCGCCGCCCTGGACCCCACTGAATTTGAAAGACTCCATG CCATCAAGTTGGGTGGAAAACTTGATGTTGTAATTTACCACGATGACGTTGAAG ATGGGAAGAAAGTACCAGGAACCCCCTCCAAGTTGCGCGCTTCAGAGACCGACCGAACATATGTTGTCCTCAGCTGGAAACCTGCTCCTTATCAGGGCCAGGCCCCAGTGTGGTACTATATTGAGAAg TGCTTGGCCGAGAGCGGTGCGTGGCAGAGGGTGAACACTCAGGTACCCGTGAGATCTCCTCGCTATGCCGTGTTCGATTTGGCTGAGGGAAAACAGTACTTGTTCCGCGTGCTGGCTGCAAACATGTACGGCACCAGTGAAGCCTCTGAGCCCACAGAGCCCATTCAGACTCAAGAGCTGTGCG GGGTCCCCTCCGCTCCTGGTCAGGTGGTTGCCACAAGGGAGACTGATACATCTCTTCTTATCCAATGGGCTGAACCCAAGGAGCCTAATAATCTTATTGGCTACTACATTGATGTGTGTGTAAAAGGCTCCAAGGACTGGGCTTCAGCTAACCACAAACCTCACAAGAACAACAA GTTTGTGGTTCAAGGTTTGACCACTGGTGAGACATATGTTTTCCGTGTGCAAGCCATCAATGAGCTGGGTCTGAGTGATGAATCACAGGAGTCCTCCCCCCTCGCTGTCAAAGCTGCCCTCA CGACTCCCTCTGCTCCGTATGACATTGCTCTGCTGGCCTGTGACGGAGAGTCTATGGTTCTGAACTGGAAGCACCCAATCCACTCCGGTGGCTCTCCGGTGGTTGAATACTACATTGACAAACACAGGCACGGAGAACACACATGGAAAGAGATCAACATCCCACCAATCAAAGAGCGGCTGTTCAAG GTTGAACATCTGAGTGCAGGTGCAGTCTATGAGTTCATGGTTTATGGTGGAAGTCTTGCTGGTCTTGGTGCCCCCTCTGCCCCCAGCAAGGCCTTCAACTGTGATGCCTGGACCATGCCCGAGCCAG GTCCAGCCTATGACATGACCTTCTGCGAGATCCGCGATGactctgtggtggtggagtggaAGGCTCCCATCTACACCGGCACCAGCCCGATCACAGGCTACTTTGTTGACTTTGCAAAGAAAGGCTCAGATGAATGGCACTGTTCCAACGAGAGCCACGCTGTCAGTCACCGCTACCACAAG GTGACTGGGCTGGAAGTTGGAGTGTCCTATGTGTTCAGAGTGCGTGCGGCGAACGCTGAAGGTGCCGGCAAGCCTTCCTTGGCTTCTAACCCTGTGGTTGCCAAAGCAGTGGAAG GTGCCCAGGAGATGACCTGCACAGTGGACGAGGAGTCAGGTGACTTCATCCTGTCATTTGAAAGTTGTCAAATTACAGAGAGCTCCCACTTTGTGTGGAAGAAATTCTACAAGGAAATCACTGACTTCTCCAAAGGCATTGTCATCAAAACAGAGGGCAATAT cTCTAAGCTTATTTTCAAACACCCAGACCAGGGGGATGTGGGCTGCTTCTCCGTTGCTGTAACTAACACTGATGGTGTTTCTGCCAGCCATGAAATCCATGCCGAAG AGCTGGAGAAAATGCTGGCAAAGAGCTATGGTATTCGACACCCAG TGATCCCTCTAAAGACTCAGCTGGCCTACAAGATTCTGGAGCGTGGTCGCATGCGCTTCTGGCTGCAGGCTGAGCACATCTCCTCTGCTGTCACCTATAAGTTCTTAGCTAACAACAATGAACTCTCACCGACTAAT CCAAATCATGCGAGTCATGACGTGGAGGCTGGCATCATTGAGTTTGTGCTGGATCATTTCACAGAGGATAGCGAGGGCACCTTTACTGTTCAGATCGAGGATGGCAAAGCCAGAGGACAGTCCTCTCTGGTGCTTATCGGAGCTG ATTTCAAGGCAGCTCTCGCTGACGCAGAACACCAAAGGAGCGAGTACGTCAGAGTGAAAGACG GCCCCCACTTCAGTGAGTTTTTGTCAGTCCATGTCGGGGATGACTGCTCTGTGGCACTCATCTGCAAG GTGGATAATCTGAAGAAGGAAACTGCGCTGCATTGGTTTAAGGATGCCGTTGAGATTACCCCTGAAGGGCCAGTCAATCTGGCATCTGGAACCTGCAAGCTTCCTATTTCCCTG TTCTCCAAGGCTTCCACTGGCATTTACAAAGCTACCATCAGTGACGACAGAGGAAAGGATCAGTCCCAAATTGAAATATCTGGCCATG CTTTTGATGAAATTATCAACAAGCTTTCTAAACTTGCTG GATCCTCTGCAGCTGAGTTGGCAATTCACTGCACAGCAACAGGCATTCAGCTCCAATGCCACATGAAATACTACACAGAGGAGATGAAAATCCATTGGCTGCACGT GGAAAGGAAACTCTCTCACTCTGAGAAGGTGCGTATTGGAGGTACCCCAGCCATGGCCACTATGGAGATCATTGAACCCACAGACAGGGATAAGGGTCTTTACCACATCCAGATAATAGATACGGATAAGACCTATACTCGCACCATCGACCTCTCTGGACACG CCTACGATAAAGCCTTTGCTGAATTCACAACTCTCAA AGAGGAAGCATATGCTGAAGCCA ACCGTGGCAAAGTGCTGGGCGGTCTCCCTGATGTTGTTACCATCATGGAGAAGAAG ACACTGAGTTTGACCTGCACAGTGTGCGGTGACCCCAAACCTCAAGTCACCTGGTTAAAAAATGGTGCAGAGGTGTATACCGATGACCAGTACTCAGTGTCCCTCGAGTCCGGGAAGTTCGCCAGTCTCACCATCAAGCGTGTGTCCCTGGAAGACTGTGGCAGGTATACTATGACGGTGCAGAACAAATATGGAGGAGAGTCCGTGGATATCGTTGTGAGCGCCTACAAGCATGGAGACACGATTCCACAGGCCAAACCAACGCTAACGCCCAAGTCCATCATCCCACCTAAACGTCCTATTGAGATCCCAGGTCCCAAGGTTGTCACCCCTGCTCCTTCCTCAGCTCCTTCCCATGTCTCTTCTCCAGCCGGTGCCAAGTCCCCCACCTCTCCTAAGGGACTGAAGTCTCCCACCCCAGCTCGTAGCATGAAGTCCCCTACCCCAACAAAGAGAAAGTAA